GCCGGGGTTGTCCCGCTCCAGCCTCCCGATGGTTTCGAGAAGAGATACACCGTACCGGCATCTGAACCGGCAGTATCATTCCATGGTGCTCCTACGACTGCCTTTGTCCCATCAGGAGAGAGGGTCACAAAATAACCGAAATAGTCATTTACAACGCTACCGGTGAATGTTGCATTCGCAGCGGATGCCGGGGTTGTCCCGCTCCAGCCTCCCGATGGTTTCGAGAAGAGATACGCCGCACCCGCATTTGAACCGGCAGTATCATTAAACCGTGCTCCTACGAATGCCAGTGTTCCATCAGGAGAGAGGGCCACGGGGTAACCGAATTCATCATCTTTAGCGCCACCGGTGAAGGTTGCATTTGCAGCGGATGCCGAGGTTGTCCCGCTCCAGCCTCCCGATGGTTTCGAGAACAGGTATGCCGTACCGGCATTCGAACCGGCAGTGTCGTTATAATTTGCTCCTACGAGTACCAGGGTCCCATCAGATGAGAGGGCCACGGAATTACCGAATGAGTCATCTTTCGCACCACCGGTGAAAGTTGCATTTGCAGCGGATGCCGAGGTTGTCCCGCTCCAGCCTCCCGATGGTTTCGAGAACAGGTATGCCGTACCGGCATACAAAGCGCTCGTGCTATTACCCGCCGCTGATACGAGTGCCAGGGTCCCATCAGATGAGAGGGCCACGGAGGTACCGGATTGATCATTTGAAGCGCCACCGGGGAAGAATGCCGTTGCAGAGGATGCCGGGACAACCTGCGGATCGATAGTGAGCGGGTATACCGCATCCCGATCATCGATTTGCCAGGTGAGCTGGTTGCCGTTCAGCGTCATGGATGCGGGAAGCGCCCGTCCGGTTGCATCCTTTGCTGCAAGTCCCCCATACACTATCACCGGGCCGTGCCTGTCAGAGAAAATAATGGCCTGACCTGCAAGGTCAGCAGGACGGAGGGTTCCTGAGAGGACATACGTTGCCTGGAACATCCCGGTGCCCCCCGGCCGGGTGGCAATGGTCATTCCCTGCTCAATTCCGGTATTGCCATTTACATACCATTCCGTAACATCATCACGTATGATATCAAGCCGTGTCCCATCCGCACGGATGGCGCTCACCGGCATACCGGTAAGTGGTTGATCCCGACCAAGTCCGGCAAGCTGCATCCCAATGGAGCCGTTCTCACCGGTAATCAGGATGTTCCCGTCCCTGGAAACGCGGATTCCCATCATCTGATCCGGCTGAGTTGCCGTCCAGATGCCGGTCCGGCTTGTATGCCAGACGGTTGAGAGCGATGCCCGGGTATTCTTCTCCAGCGTTCCCATCGCATCGGGTGTGATCCCGTTTGGGTATTTTTCCCGGTCCCGGGTAACCAGCGAGAACGAGAGGTTGCCGTTGAGCGAAGACCGCATCTGGGTGGCAACGGCCCCGAAGTTCGTACCGGCGTTTGGACCGGGAACACTGGTCGTACTAACCCCGTTAGCCGGGGTAGTGGTGATCAGAGCGGGAGTTGCTGCACCGGCAGCCCCGGCAAGCAGCAGAAGCGCGACCATGAACAGGCAAAACGATATCCCGGGCAGGTGCTTCATTTCGACACCCGGGGGGGATAATTTTCAAAGAACCTCATGAAAAATGGCATCAATTCAATCCTCAACCCGGCAGAATACTTCCTCGGACAATGTATTACCGTGATACCGGTATTAACCTGCCTGTATATAAATGAAGAGAATTTTTTCTCTGGTGCAACACGTTGCAACCGTAAAAAGGGGTCATTTTCCGGCTCTGAAAATACCTGCGTTCTCCCAGGTAAAAACGTGATCAGAAGATCTCAGGTACAATGCCTCCTTACCTTGTTCTGCTGCAAACGGTTAAGGAGACAAGATAGTGTCGGCAAACCGGTAAACCGGGTTTGTTGAATAATCCCCGGGATTTGTCAGAGATTCCATGATTCCTCTCCTCTCATCAAAAATTAACGTGATGCTCTATACCCCCTCAGGAATGATCTCTCGTCTTGCTTTCCTGATTCTCTTTAAGGAATTCTGCAAAGCCAAAATACAAAGCCAAAATTTTTTTTTATAGACCTGCCCGGAACATTTGGTATAATTTAAGTGGATTTGCCTCCAAGTGAGGTAATATTGTTTTCTCACAGGAAACAACGCGAGATGCCGGAGACGATCGATGAGAACTGAAATGCCTTTGTCAAAACCCATACGCAGGTTTCTTCACCATACTGAAGAAACACTCGATACCGAGATCTCTCTCCTCCGCCAGCCCGAAGCCGAACCGGGAGGCACGCTCATCGATATCTATACCTATGATATTGAACGCAATGTCATCATCTTCCCGGCACAATACGTGGGTCTCCTCAAGGATTTCGTCATTGCAAAACAATGTACAAATCTGTTGATGAAAGGTGCTGCGGCAAAAAAATCCCGGTACCTTGTCTGCTCCTACACGGAGGATTCCGTGTACAGGGGCATGCGCCAGGTATACATCGATGCACTCAAGGACGAGGCAAAAAAGGAGAAGAAACTCCCGGTCCAGAAACTCATCCAGATGCTGTTCATACTCTTTTCCCATTTCAACGAGGATGTCAACGATCTTCCCTGGAATGCAATAACCAATGCCAGCGTCTACCACCGTATGCCGAAGATCAGGAAGACCCAGCTCTACCATGTCATGAAAGAGAGCAAGAACGATATGGACGAGATGATGGAACAGGAGAGTATTGTTCCCCGGCGGTATTTTGTCCTGAACAAGGCCATGTTTTATGCCCGGGATATGTTCCTTGCAAAAACCCTGCCGGCAGACGAGCTGATGCCGGTCCTCAACATCCCTCAGATGAAAAAGTTCAACCACCTTGAAGTGAAGGAGATGCTGACAACCCGGTGGACTCATACCGCCTGGTACCAATCCAAAGTGTTTGGCGATAATATGCTGGAAATTTTGGAAAAACCGCTTGGCCCTGTGCAGTGGAACGGGACGCCAACCCTTGATTATTACTATGATCTCTACAAGGTAGGTGTCCTCCTGACGGACAACCTCCTGTCATACATGACCATGAGGGACTGGTTCGTCTGGGAAGAGCCAAAACACCTGCTTAGGGCTCATGAACATAAAGAGGAATATGAGAAAAATGCGCTGAAGAAGATTTTTGGGGATCTTCTTTCGGATGCATGGGGTGATTCGTGATGCAGGATAAGGAGAAAATGCCAGGGGTGAAGACATGCCAGTGAGAGAAGTTGTCGAACTGCTCAAGAAGGGAAAAGCCCTTGCAAAGCGGACAAAATACAAGGAGGCCATTGCCTATTTCGAGAATGCACTGAGGCTCGACTCTCGCAATGCTGAAAGCTGGTGCCTGAGGGGGACGGTGTTTATTGAAACCGGTAAGTACAAGGAGGGCCTTGCCGATTGTGAAAAAGCCATATCCATTGACCAGAATTACGAGGAAGCCTGGTCAAAGAAAGCTCTTGCACTCTTCCACCTTGAGCAGTATGAGGCCGCACTGATGGCGAGCACCCGGGCCTCGACCCTGAACGGCAATGATGTGTCTGCCTGGTACATCAAAGGGGTCTGTCTCGATGAGCTGGGCAAAAGTGATGAAGCACAGGTAGCCTATGGCAAGTCCCTTGAGCTCGAGATCATCCTTGACATGGAAGCCGAGCAAAAGCGGATGAGAAGATAGCATTTCCTCTTTTTTTTATTACACGCTGTTGACGGTGAATGATATTAAAAAAAGTTATTTCTTTCTTGGATGCATGAAAGCATCCAATAATCAATGCATCAGCCCACTAAAAACCAGACAGCCAGACACTCAGCCAGATACTAAAGAAGAACGCAATAGTACCGATACCGATTACGATAAACCATACATTCGGATAAATCCAGTCCTGGTAAAATGATGAATTTTCACCATTCATTATTCCATCTTCAGGGTTTTGAGTGATAAATTCTCTGGAAAATTCAGAATACGGTGATTCATCATCTGGTGCCACTGACTTTTGATATCCTATCCCCCTCTTGCGCCGCCAGTCTCCCGGGGGGGACGGGGCGCATTGCGATTGGACGAGGCCGGTACCAGGTAATACGTCGTCATCACAATGCGGGGTGCCACGAGTGTGCGGGGCGAAGATCCGCAAATGTCAACCGTTTCAAAAACCATTTCTCCAGAGCAAAAAAATTTTGAATAATTACCCAAAATATGCCTTTTTGCCCCCCTAAAAATACACCCTCTCCATTCCTGCCGGCCGGTTGCCCCGATACGAAAGCATTATAAAACGGAAAACCAATGAACGATCCATTGGAGATTTTACTATGCTTTCCAAGACCATGGAAGAAGCCCTGAACACGCAGGTAAACCGGGAGTTTTACTCGTCCTACCTTTACCTTGCAATGTCTGCATATTTTGAATCCGCCAACATGAAAGGATTCGCACACTGGCTGCGTATCCAGGCAAAAGAAGAGCGGACGCACGGCGAAAAGATCTACGACTACATTCTTGCCCGGGGAGGAAAGATCTCGCTTGGAGCAATCGAAGCCCCGAAAGCCAAGTGGGCTTCCGCAGGAAAAGTATTCGAAGAGGTCTATGCCCACGAGCAGAAAGTGACCGGGATGATCAATAACCTGGTCGAACATGCCATTAAGGAAAAGGATCATGCCTCATTCGAGATGCTCCAGTGGTTCGTCAAGGAACAGGTTGAGGAAGAAGCAAATGCGAGCGACATCCTGGCACAGATCCGGATCGTTGGCGATGTGCCCGGCCACCTTTTCTACCTCGATCACCATCTCGGGAAGAGAGGATAACGCTTACTTTTTTTCTTCGCTTTTCTGACGGTTTCCCGCCAGCCCGGCGCTCGTTGACGGTATGGGCAAAAGTTGCCCGGGGTCGTTTAATATCCTGGAACCCGGGAAGACCGATGAGTTCTACTACTCCGGGCGATTATACTCCTGCCAAGGGAGATATGCATCCATGAAGAGTCCGGTCTATTTTGCTTCCATCCGAGCGCATTCCGATCATGAATCCACCACGGCAAAGGTGCAGCGGCTATTCGACCGTGCCGGTTTTCCCGAGCTTATCCGGCCGCAGGACAAGACCGCGATAAAACTCCATTTCGGCGAGACGGGCAATGACGGGTTCATCAGCCCGGTCTATGTCCGGCAGGTTGTTGAGAAAGTCAAAGAGTGCGGGGGCCTGCCGTTTCTTACGGATACGAACACGCTGTACTTAGGCAGCCGCTCGAATGCCGTTGAGCATATCGGGACTGCAGTCCTTCACGGCTTCGATTACGCGGTTGCCGGGGCGCCGGTCATAATCGCTGACGGTCTCAATGGCAAAAATATCCACAAGGTGACTATCCGGAAGAAGCATTTCGAGGAGGTCTCGATTGCCGGGGACATTGCAGCAGCAGACAGCCTGATCGTTCTCAGCCATTTCAAGGGCCATGTGGTCTCCGGCTTTGGCGGGGCTATCAAGAACCTTGCCATGGGATGTGCACCGCCGGAAGGGAAACGGGCGCAGCACAATGCCCGGCCGTTCACGATTCCGGAGAAATGCACCGGGTGTGCTTCATGCATGAAAGTCTGCCCGAACGGTGCTATCACGGTGAAAAAGAAAAAATCGGTCATCAGCCAGGATCTCTGTATTGGTTGTTTTGAGTGCATGCATGCCTGTCCCGAGCATGCGATAGATATTGACTGGGAAACCGAGATCCCCCGGTTTATTGAGCGGATGGCAGAGTACGCCTACGGTGCTCTCCAGGGAAAGGAGAACAAGGCGGGGTTCATGAACTTCCTCATCCGCATAACTCCCGACTGCGACTGTTTCCCGTTTTCCGATGCCCCGATTGTACCGGATATCGGCATCCTCGCATCCAGGGACCCGGTGGCAATCGATGCGGCCAGTTTCGATCTCGTGAACCAGCAGCAGGGGTTTGTGGATTCCCTGCTCACCGCCCATCACCACAAAGGCGGGGATAAATTCAAAGGCGTCCATGCCCAGACGGACGGGTTCCGGCAGGTGGAGTACGCTGAGGAGATCGGAATGGGATCCGGCACGTACGATCTCATCACAATCTGATTTTTTTAATTTCTTATTGTTTGAAGTTTTTTTACTCGTTTTTTTGTTTTTCATGCAGAAAATTCCGGAAAATGTGGTGGAAACGTACTTCCATCAGCAATTGAAATCGTAAGACTTATAATGGGGTGGAAAGCAACCGCTTATTAGCGATGAGATTTTAAACAAAATAGTTTGAGATCAGTATTCGCTCAAACATATCCTTCGTGTTCTCACAAAGGAAATTCCATCGATTTCCATGGAGTATATTCATGAATCTTAGACAGCCAAATGCAAATGAAGCAACGGGAACGGTCAACCGCTCACGGAATGTTGCACCGTGCTCCGGTATCTGTACCCGGTGCCTTGACGGATGTAAAGGCAGCTGTGAGATCTGGTTATCATCGTTCCGCGGCAGGGAAGTCCTCTATCCCGGCCCGTTCGGTGAGATCACCGCTGGTGCCGATAAGAATTACCCGATTGACTATTCCCACCTCAATATCCAGGGATATGCAGAAGGGGCAAAGGGACTTCCCGAAGGAACCGAGATCGGCCCGGACTCAGCGGTTTTCACCTCCGTTGACACCGAGACCGAGTACGGCTGGGACAAGAAAGTCCAGTTGAAGGTCCCGATCTTTACCGGTGCACTCGGTTCGACCGAGATTGCACGGGCAAACTGGGAACACTTCGCTGTTGGTGCAGCAATCTCCGGTATCACGCTTGTCTGCGGTGAGAACGTCTGCGGTATCGACCCCGGCCTGAAACTTGATGCCAAACACAAAGTCAAGGAATCCCCCGAGATGGACCGCCGGATCAGCCTGTACAAGAAATTCCACAACAAGTACGGTGAGATCCTCGTCCAGATGAACGTCGAGGACACCCGCCTAGGCGTTGCCGAGTACGTTGCAAGCAAGCACAACCTCGACACCATCGAGCTCAAGTGGGGACAGGGCGCCAAGTGCATCGGCGGCGAGATCAAAGTCAAGACCTTAGAGCGCGCCATCGAGCTCAAGAAGCGCGGCTACATCGTCCTCCCCGACCCGACCGTCAAGGAGAACCAGGCTGCATTCAAGGCCGGCGCCATCAAGGAATTCGAGCGCCACTCGCGCCTCGGCTTTGTTACCAAGGAAGGTTTCCTCGAGGAGATCGACCGGCTCCGCGACATCGGTTTCAAGCGTGTAACGCTCAAGACCGGTGCATACTCCATGGTCGAACTCGCCATGGCACTCCGATACTGTTCGGAAGCCAGGATCGACCTCCTGACCATCGACGGTGCCCCCGGCGGTACCGGCATGAGCCCGTGGCCGATGATGAACGAATGGGGTATCCCGACATTCTACCTCCAGGCACTCACCTACGAGTTCGCCCAGAAACTCGAGAAGAAGGGCTTCCGCGTCCCCGACCTCGCCATGGCTGGTGGGTTCTCCGATGAGCCCGGCGTCTTCAAGGCACTCGCCATGGGTAGCCCCTACTTCAAGGCAGTCTGTATGGGCCGCGGCCTCATGATCCCCGGATTCGTTGGCAAGAACATCGAGAAGTGGATCAAGGATGGCGACCTGCCGAAGTCTGTCTCCAAGTACGGCAACAATGTCAACGAGATCTTTGTCTGCTACGAGGAGCTCAAGGAGAAGTACGGCAACAAGATGAAGGAGATCCCCATGGGCGCAGTCGGTGTCTACACCTATGCATCCAAGTTCCGCACCGGCCTCCAGCAGCTCATGGCAGGCAGCAGGAACTTCCGGCTCTCGACCATCACCCGCGACGACCTCATGGCACTGACCGAGGAAGCAGCCGGTGTCTCGGGCATCGAGTACGTCATGTCCGCACGGTACGACGAGGCCATGGGCCAGCTGCTCGACTGATTGCTGACATATCAGTCCAGTTACGTCTGCTCGCCGGGGGCGACCCCGGCAAATCTTTTTTGGAAGAACCGGTCCAGCAGGAACGGGCGTGAGGAATATCACTTAGAGCGATACGGAATAATAGCAATATGCCGTGTATAAGGGTCTACTTCACACCCGCTGACTTCAGTTTCTTTTCAATTTCTACCGAGATGCAGTAGAACCCGGGCAACGTGAAAAAACGTTTATCCTGTTCTATCGCTTCATGGATATCCTCATCTGATATTCCGTTCTGCCCGGGATCCAGGATTTCGTGGAACAGCACTGAACCGCTGCTTGGTGTTATCCTGCACAAGCAGCGCCATTCGTAACCCGCCCTGATGTAATAATACGACTGCCCGATCACCGGACTTTTAGTGGTCTGTAATTGCTTCAGGATCATATCATACGGAGGTTCTGATTTGTTGAGCATGATGTACCGGGGCGGCAGAGGGACTGCACCGGTATTTTTCTTTCCTTCGGACATTATTCACCTCCTTATGACAGTGCCTTGTCGCCCAGTTCCCCTGTCCTGACCCGCATGGCACTGATCATCGGGCAGATGAAGATCCTCCCGTCGCCATGCCGGCCGGTCTGGTTGACATTCACGATCGCCTGAACAATCCGGCTGACATCCTCATCGTACGCAACGATAATGAGCATTCGTTTTGGCAGGAAACCGAATGCAAACTCCGTATCCGGGTGTACCTGTGACCCGGTCATTCCGGTTCCGGCATCCGTTGAGTCGTTACAGGACGGGGCGTTTTCAATCTGCATCCGCATATTCCTGCTTAAGGATTCGCCCAGTTCCCGTGCGCTGACTTTCCCCTTTTGCTGGCCCCGGCCGGTGACATACAGGAGTGTCACCCCCGGGACACCGGTGGCTATAAGGGACTGTTTGGTATTTTCAACCTGTTCTTCCCGGAGGATGGCGATGATCTGCTTCATATCTTTTCAGGTTCCGCCTGCCTTGCCGGCAGTACGGATCGCGAAGTTATCCTCAACGTAGGTGATGAATATTTTTCCGTCGCCGATAGTACCTTCATCAGGTTTGTTTTTCTCCCGGGTCTTCGCTTCTGCCCGGATGATGCTGACTGTTTTTGCCACCTTGCCGTCCGGTACTACGATCATCAGCATCTCCTTGGGAATTTCCGTGTAGTGAACTGCACCAAACGTAATTCCCATCTCCTTGCCGTGTCCGGTTACATGAAGGCGGGTCATCCCCGCTATTCCGGCAGCGTCGAGCGCGTTAACCACCCGTTGCGTTGATTCCGGCCGGATCACGGCCCAGATCATTTTCATGATTGGCTCTCACCGTCTCCTGATACCAACATCAAAGACTGCCGGATTTCCCTTTAACGGGCCAGGCACAAGGATTGTTTCATGTGACTTTTTAGTTCTGCATAAAAGAATCCGGGACAACGTATCCTGCAGGTTGTTTGTGGTATTTCCTGAAATTGATTAGTGTGCAGCATCTATAGCCGGTCCCCGGGAGTGAATCCCCCCGGGCAGACCTCTGAAAAGACTATAGTTGTGAATAATGTTTGTGTTTCTTTGTTACACCTCCGTTTCTCCGGTGCGGATCCGGATCGACTTTTCAACAGGCACGACAAAGATCTTGCCATCCCCAATCTTCCCGGTGCGGGCGGATTCCGTAAGGGTAGCAATCAGTATATCGAGATCTTTCTCCCGTACAACAATCTCGATCTGGATCTTGGGTAGCATATCGACCGTCATCAGACCTCCGCGGTATTCAAGGGTGATTCCTTTCTGCTCACCACGTCCTTTGACTTCTGAAACAGTCATCCCTTTGAATCCTTTTTCCTCCAGTGCTTTTTTGACGAACTCGAATCGTTCCGGTTTGATGATTGTTTTTACCAGTTTCATATTGTCTCCTCCCGGCTCAGCACCGCTCCCCGTGCTGGGAGATGTCAAGCCCGACATATTCTTCCTCATCCGTTACCCGCAGCCCGATCGTTTTGTCGATAACAATTGCAAGGATGTAAGTTACCACGAACGCGTAGATGACTGCCGCTCCGGCACCAACTACCTGTGCAATGAACTGGTGCGTGTTACCTTCGATCAGGCCTGACACGCCATTAATGGCAGCCACGGCGAAGATACCGGTTGCAAGGGCACCCCAGAGGCCGCCCATGCCGTGCACTGCCCAGGCATCGAGGCTCTCGTCAACACCTTTTTTCTGGCGCCAGAGCATGATGCTGTAGCACAGGATACCCCCAACGGCCCCGATAATGATCGCTGCCATCGGTGTCACGTAACCGGCTGCCGGCGTTATCGCGACCAAGCCGGCCACTGCACCACTGACAAACCCGAGCGAACTCGGCTTGCCGCCATGGGCCCAGCTCACCAGCATCCAGGCAAGGGCACCTGCTGCGGCTGCTATGTTGGTAGTAACGAACGCTAATGACGCAAGACCGTTGGCTCCGACAGCACTGCCCGCATTGAACCCGAACCAGCCGAACCAGAGCAGGGCTGCACCAAGGATCGACCACGGGATGTTAGCCGGTTCCATGGCGTACTTGCCATAGCCGACACGTTTGCCGATCACAATCGCAAGCGCAAGTGCTGCAAAACCAGAACTGATGTGAACGACCGTACCACCCGCAAAGTCCACTGCACCGAACAGGGAGGACCAGCCACCGCCCCACACCCAGTGGGCCAGCGGATCATAGACTATGGTTGTCCAGAGGAGGGCAAAGATGAGATACGAGCTGAACTTGATGCGTTCTGCAAATCCCGAGGTCACAATAGCCATGGTAACGGTCGCGAACACGAGCTGGAAGACCATGTAAAGCAGTCCCGGTATCGCCGAACTGTACGGCCCCGGGTCCATCCCCACGTTATTTAATCCGACGTACTGTAAGTTGCCGATGAACCCGTTAAGCGAACTGGTGGGATCATTGCTGAATGCCAGCGAGTACCCGAACAACACCCACTGGATGC
Above is a window of uncultured Methanoregula sp. DNA encoding:
- a CDS encoding P-II family nitrogen regulator, whose translation is MKMIWAVIRPESTQRVVNALDAAGIAGMTRLHVTGHGKEMGITFGAVHYTEIPKEMLMIVVPDGKVAKTVSIIRAEAKTREKNKPDEGTIGDGKIFITYVEDNFAIRTAGKAGGT
- a CDS encoding tetratricopeptide repeat protein encodes the protein MPVREVVELLKKGKALAKRTKYKEAIAYFENALRLDSRNAESWCLRGTVFIETGKYKEGLADCEKAISIDQNYEEAWSKKALALFHLEQYEAALMASTRASTLNGNDVSAWYIKGVCLDELGKSDEAQVAYGKSLELEIILDMEAEQKRMRR
- a CDS encoding P-II family nitrogen regulator → MKLVKTIIKPERFEFVKKALEEKGFKGMTVSEVKGRGEQKGITLEYRGGLMTVDMLPKIQIEIVVREKDLDILIATLTESARTGKIGDGKIFVVPVEKSIRIRTGETEV
- a CDS encoding glutamate synthase-related protein yields the protein MNLRQPNANEATGTVNRSRNVAPCSGICTRCLDGCKGSCEIWLSSFRGREVLYPGPFGEITAGADKNYPIDYSHLNIQGYAEGAKGLPEGTEIGPDSAVFTSVDTETEYGWDKKVQLKVPIFTGALGSTEIARANWEHFAVGAAISGITLVCGENVCGIDPGLKLDAKHKVKESPEMDRRISLYKKFHNKYGEILVQMNVEDTRLGVAEYVASKHNLDTIELKWGQGAKCIGGEIKVKTLERAIELKKRGYIVLPDPTVKENQAAFKAGAIKEFERHSRLGFVTKEGFLEEIDRLRDIGFKRVTLKTGAYSMVELAMALRYCSEARIDLLTIDGAPGGTGMSPWPMMNEWGIPTFYLQALTYEFAQKLEKKGFRVPDLAMAGGFSDEPGVFKALAMGSPYFKAVCMGRGLMIPGFVGKNIEKWIKDGDLPKSVSKYGNNVNEIFVCYEELKEKYGNKMKEIPMGAVGVYTYASKFRTGLQQLMAGSRNFRLSTITRDDLMALTEEAAGVSGIEYVMSARYDEAMGQLLD
- a CDS encoding P-II family nitrogen regulator; protein product: MKQIIAILREEQVENTKQSLIATGVPGVTLLYVTGRGQQKGKVSARELGESLSRNMRMQIENAPSCNDSTDAGTGMTGSQVHPDTEFAFGFLPKRMLIIVAYDEDVSRIVQAIVNVNQTGRHGDGRIFICPMISAMRVRTGELGDKALS
- a CDS encoding ferritin, with translation MLSKTMEEALNTQVNREFYSSYLYLAMSAYFESANMKGFAHWLRIQAKEERTHGEKIYDYILARGGKISLGAIEAPKAKWASAGKVFEEVYAHEQKVTGMINNLVEHAIKEKDHASFEMLQWFVKEQVEEEANASDILAQIRIVGDVPGHLFYLDHHLGKRG
- a CDS encoding ammonium transporter, whose product is MAIDTGATAWILASTALVMIMTPGVGLFYGGLVRKKNFINMITLSFVAFALVSIQWVLFGYSLAFSNDPTSSLNGFIGNLQYVGLNNVGMDPGPYSSAIPGLLYMVFQLVFATVTMAIVTSGFAERIKFSSYLIFALLWTTIVYDPLAHWVWGGGWSSLFGAVDFAGGTVVHISSGFAALALAIVIGKRVGYGKYAMEPANIPWSILGAALLWFGWFGFNAGSAVGANGLASLAFVTTNIAAAAGALAWMLVSWAHGGKPSSLGFVSGAVAGLVAITPAAGYVTPMAAIIIGAVGGILCYSIMLWRQKKGVDESLDAWAVHGMGGLWGALATGIFAVAAINGVSGLIEGNTHQFIAQVVGAGAAVIYAFVVTYILAIVIDKTIGLRVTDEEEYVGLDISQHGERC
- a CDS encoding DUF362 domain-containing protein gives rise to the protein MKSPVYFASIRAHSDHESTTAKVQRLFDRAGFPELIRPQDKTAIKLHFGETGNDGFISPVYVRQVVEKVKECGGLPFLTDTNTLYLGSRSNAVEHIGTAVLHGFDYAVAGAPVIIADGLNGKNIHKVTIRKKHFEEVSIAGDIAAADSLIVLSHFKGHVVSGFGGAIKNLAMGCAPPEGKRAQHNARPFTIPEKCTGCASCMKVCPNGAITVKKKKSVISQDLCIGCFECMHACPEHAIDIDWETEIPRFIERMAEYAYGALQGKENKAGFMNFLIRITPDCDCFPFSDAPIVPDIGILASRDPVAIDAASFDLVNQQQGFVDSLLTAHHHKGGDKFKGVHAQTDGFRQVEYAEEIGMGSGTYDLITI